The Thermoplasmata archaeon genome includes a window with the following:
- a CDS encoding RlmE family RNA methyltransferase, with protein sequence MSLRWYLARKKDPYYRMAKRERYRSRAAYKLLQLQERFGVIRPGDVVVDLGASPGGWSQVAASLAGPLGLVVAVDRARMAPLEGVFFVRGDLRSPSTRERVMEALGTRLADVVISDMSPHISGNYSIDHARSIELCEAALSFARQCLRRGGGFVAKVFEGDMFREFLKKLERDFRSCRAHHPPASRKSSSEVYVVCRGFKGGHGVGGDKGGGGEEIWPGRE encoded by the coding sequence ATGTCCCTACGCTGGTACCTCGCCCGCAAAAAGGACCCCTACTACAGGATGGCTAAGCGCGAGCGCTACCGGTCACGAGCCGCCTATAAGCTCCTCCAGCTCCAGGAGCGCTTCGGGGTCATCCGTCCCGGCGATGTAGTTGTCGACCTTGGGGCGTCCCCCGGCGGCTGGTCCCAGGTGGCTGCGAGCCTCGCCGGTCCGCTGGGGCTAGTTGTGGCGGTGGACAGGGCCCGGATGGCCCCACTAGAAGGAGTGTTTTTCGTCCGTGGAGACCTCCGCAGCCCCTCCACCCGCGAAAGGGTGATGGAGGCTCTAGGGACGAGGCTGGCCGATGTCGTCATCTCGGACATGAGTCCCCACATATCGGGCAATTACTCGATTGACCACGCGCGCTCCATCGAGCTCTGCGAGGCCGCTCTCTCCTTCGCTCGCCAATGCCTCAGGCGCGGTGGCGGCTTCGTCGCCAAGGTCTTCGAGGGGGACATGTTCAGAGAGTTTCTAAAGAAGCTCGAGCGTGACTTCAGGAGCTGCCGCGCCCACCACCCGCCAGCGTCGAGAAAGAGCAGCTCGGAGGTATATGTCGTGTGCAGGGGTTTCAAAGGCGGGCATGGGGTGGGAGGAGATAAGGGAGGAGGGGGGGAGGAAATATGGCCGGGGCGGGAGTGA
- a CDS encoding 50S ribosomal protein L13, whose translation MALIDAEGAVLGRLASVVAKRLLKGEQITVVNAEKAIVTGSRRDVLGHYRMMRRVGSTRKGPYYPRMPDRILRRTVRGMLPFDRHKGRSAYKRLSVYIGVPPELEKVRAEKVGVKPLTSPKYITLGEISKLLGAHFGGE comes from the coding sequence GTGGCTCTAATAGACGCCGAGGGGGCGGTTCTGGGCAGGCTGGCGAGCGTGGTGGCCAAGAGGCTGCTCAAAGGAGAGCAAATCACGGTGGTCAACGCAGAGAAAGCGATCGTCACCGGCTCTAGGAGGGACGTGCTCGGGCACTACAGAATGATGCGAAGAGTCGGGAGCACCCGAAAGGGTCCCTACTACCCGCGCATGCCGGACAGAATTCTGAGGCGGACCGTCAGGGGAATGCTCCCCTTCGACAGGCACAAGGGCAGGAGCGCTTACAAGAGGCTCAGCGTGTACATCGGTGTCCCCCCAGAGCTGGAGAAGGTCAGGGCCGAGAAGGTCGGAGTCAAGCCGCTGACGAGCCCCAAATACATCACGCTGGGGGAGATATCGAAACTACTCGGGGCGCACTTCGGAGGTGAGTGA
- a CDS encoding 50S ribosomal protein L18e, which translates to MRRDFAVEAMEEMGRSNRKGKTNTELLKTIEELRRVSRENNAPVWRAVARRLEGPLRNWAEVNLDHASACVKEDEVGVVPGKVLGDGTARKGLRLAAFRFTKSAREKLAASGGAAMALTELAESNPRGSRVVILG; encoded by the coding sequence GTGAGGCGGGATTTCGCTGTGGAGGCGATGGAAGAAATGGGCCGGAGCAACCGCAAGGGAAAAACCAACACCGAGCTCCTGAAGACGATCGAGGAGTTGAGGAGGGTGTCCAGAGAGAACAACGCCCCGGTATGGCGGGCGGTGGCGCGCAGGCTCGAGGGTCCATTGAGGAATTGGGCCGAGGTCAATCTCGACCACGCCAGCGCCTGCGTCAAGGAGGACGAGGTCGGTGTTGTCCCGGGAAAGGTGCTAGGAGACGGGACGGCCCGGAAGGGCCTTAGGCTCGCGGCCTTCCGTTTCACGAAGAGCGCCCGGGAGAAGCTGGCGGCCTCGGGAGGCGCGGCGATGGCCCTAACCGAGCTCGCCGAGTCGAACCCGCGCGGGAGCAGGGTGGTCATTCTGGGGTGA
- a CDS encoding CPBP family intramembrane glutamic endopeptidase: MPAPHSASETPDTTSSPSPALPPLGPPTAPPTPSLAPAPMAPASPPSTPIHLCPPPPYASQSLQYYYSPPMHPVYTPVRPWSPYARHRVLAVFVAAIALANFALTPILLVALADVPLDDPEGVMRAVLTPQILLLTTLVQDVLLVGLTYVAVFRPRHLTLQEIGLTREGLGALPIAVGVLSGLGMLGASLVMGYAMERLAGIALEETLFRVPSDAGGLALLLIAVAAVAPPAEEFFFRGYALPAIQKRAGPAQGLLLSSLMFAAAHLSLPSLLPLFVAGLWLGLLFRRYGIVPSIIAHAVNNVAAVALLGLGV; this comes from the coding sequence ATGCCCGCACCTCATTCGGCATCCGAGACACCTGACACTACAAGTAGCCCGTCCCCCGCTCTACCCCCACTCGGCCCACCAACTGCGCCCCCGACCCCCTCGCTCGCTCCAGCTCCCATGGCCCCCGCGTCCCCTCCCTCGACTCCGATTCATCTCTGCCCCCCTCCCCCTTATGCCTCCCAGTCTCTCCAGTACTACTACTCTCCGCCGATGCACCCTGTCTACACGCCCGTCAGGCCGTGGAGCCCCTACGCGCGCCACCGGGTGCTGGCGGTGTTCGTCGCAGCCATCGCTCTGGCCAATTTCGCCCTGACGCCCATACTACTAGTTGCTCTGGCGGACGTCCCCTTAGATGACCCCGAGGGCGTTATGAGGGCTGTCCTCACGCCTCAGATACTGCTCCTCACAACCCTCGTGCAGGATGTTCTACTCGTGGGCCTGACCTATGTTGCGGTGTTCAGGCCCCGCCACCTTACGCTCCAAGAAATCGGGCTGACGAGGGAGGGGCTGGGAGCCCTGCCCATCGCCGTCGGCGTTCTATCCGGACTCGGGATGCTCGGGGCCTCGCTTGTGATGGGATACGCCATGGAGAGACTGGCGGGGATAGCGCTCGAGGAGACCCTCTTCAGAGTTCCCTCAGACGCCGGCGGCCTGGCCCTCCTGCTAATCGCGGTTGCGGCGGTGGCGCCGCCCGCCGAGGAGTTCTTTTTCAGGGGCTACGCCCTCCCCGCGATCCAGAAGAGGGCGGGGCCGGCTCAGGGCCTCCTGCTCAGCTCGCTTATGTTCGCGGCGGCGCATCTCTCGCTTCCCAGCCTCCTGCCTCTTTTCGTGGCGGGTCTCTGGCTCGGACTTCTCTTCAGGAGATACGGAATTGTGCCATCAATCATCGCTCACGCTGTGAATAACGTCGCGGCAGTGGCGCTCCTCGGGCTGGGCGTCTGA
- a CDS encoding TIGR00295 family protein — translation MRRWCGEEGGGRGPGRENDGGREGGGTPAGISARSRWPTEEECLDALKRAGCTGEVLAHCRMTQRIALAIARRIRERGGGVDLGLVSAGALLHDIGRARTHGIRHGVEGAEIARAIGLPGELVRIIERHLGAGIERDEAARLGLPPRDYIPETLEEKIVAHADNLAGEEGKVPLLKVLEELGRRGLERMIPRMEALHRELSALCGADIDELRV, via the coding sequence ATGAGGCGATGGTGTGGGGAGGAAGGGGGAGGGAGAGGCCCGGGGCGGGAGAATGACGGTGGGCGGGAGGGGGGAGGCACGCCGGCAGGGATTTCCGCGAGGAGCCGCTGGCCCACCGAAGAGGAGTGCCTGGATGCTCTGAAGAGAGCCGGGTGCACAGGAGAGGTCTTGGCGCACTGCAGGATGACGCAGAGAATCGCCCTGGCCATCGCACGAAGAATTCGCGAGCGAGGTGGGGGAGTGGACTTGGGGCTGGTCTCGGCCGGCGCGCTCCTGCACGACATTGGTCGCGCGAGGACGCATGGCATCAGGCACGGGGTAGAGGGAGCGGAGATTGCGAGGGCAATAGGCCTTCCCGGAGAGCTTGTGCGCATTATCGAGCGCCACCTCGGCGCAGGAATCGAACGAGATGAGGCCGCAAGGCTCGGGCTGCCTCCGAGGGACTATATTCCGGAGACTCTGGAGGAGAAGATAGTCGCCCACGCCGACAATCTGGCCGGGGAGGAGGGCAAGGTCCCTCTGCTCAAGGTTTTGGAGGAGCTGGGACGCAGGGGCCTCGAGAGAATGATTCCGCGGATGGAGGCCCTGCACAGGGAGCTCAGCGCGCTCTGCGGGGCCGATATTGACGAGTTGCGAGTGTGA
- a CDS encoding PKD domain-containing protein produces the protein MTQRIRPQGIRSVAAALLALAFLNHSLVSVPAPAAPSSVRILWALETPGQLIGTPALGDVDGDGIMEVVVADATAGVLVVEASGSLRWAFTLPSPPCTGPLLADLDGGRGLEIVLVSKGGEVHALSGDRRLVWSFSADTNIIAPPAAADLDRDGLVEIIAGTEDGRVIALNSCGRLVWSFATGEPLLAPPLVFDPQMVGRLAVAIGTGAGKVMAISGAGHLLWCHTLPSPVLSPLAAGDMNMDGLPEIAAACSDGTIHLLGQDCRRFWSASVGSSGASSLAVADVDSDGKVELLALSSGGGLTCLAPSGALKWAVWTEGPVGPLALYSTGDERRVVIASGDGRVRVFNGVGKELWSANVPALNGTSCVIADIGGAGEGRVYLAGDDRTLYCLRSGEPAALGWPQLQHDPRRSGNLLAAPSGALPGSPLWSSQLGSAPLSTPEVADLRGTGGREIVVLSGNGRLYALSAATGLEHWSRELAPGIGEPPAPLVADVNADAALEVVASALDGSLTAARGADGEVLWTRDLGARAPSPSSANFDEDAELEVVLGTSGGELLVLSGGNGSLERIIPAGARVESAAAVGDLDGDGRPDIALPTQSGVVAISGGVSALWVWSRPGTSATPPALGDLSGDGLLDVVFGTEDGRLVALSGPDGLELWSWKLGSPIRAAPVLVDVPGGAPWDVVAVTSSGAVGAFSGDTGRPLWTVDADVLTSPAAADMDGNGLPELFLGANSGVLALSSTGKPLWLFRAPGGVSGTPAISDLDCDGSLELIVPARDGVLYCVCAGGQCGPGEEPWPSFRHDMRRTGNPYSTGGGFLPDLSVSPSGIRTPELLPTEGSAMGINVTVRNTGAMAAGPFDVALYIDGTLLGRVHREEGLAPATSSIFSFSWLPEGGDYVLRAVADESNEVLEASEANNAASIELRVNFRPIARAGPDVRVNAGGVVVFDGSASSDPDGVIVDFNWSFGDGSFSCGERPTHRYLEAGLFVVTLKVTDDCGAVGVDELSVTVNAPPRILRWWPEGDVVMSESSQCEFRIEAFDPDGDPLETGWTLDGERAGEGNSFTYLPSYSSAGRHLLTAEVSDGTGADSHTWSINVIDSDGPIISWYPPEKRLSANTGQLLEFSVILRSPDPRVRWLLDGLAVAGASGLSLRVLAGALSAGLHTVTVEVNDGGHMDAREWELRVFRFDWPPEFCLVEPGEDTLILPSGGRQIFTALVRDRDSAEVRLQWYLNGAAIIGETSMEYIFAHRGAPGLFNVTVVASDGERSATHSWSVRVNRVPTALVSTAKRIALTGEAVGLDASGSFDPDGEVVKYSWHFGDGYSCTTASPSIRHVYARPGVYIVELTVTDDLGFYSTARVTVVVLPESGSGGVPGVGAALAALAMLIAGTVRRSRFFTLPPFWSSRWHSGPRPPMDSQPQR, from the coding sequence TTGACGCAACGCATCAGACCTCAGGGCATCCGGAGCGTAGCTGCGGCGCTCCTCGCGCTGGCATTTCTGAACCACTCCTTGGTTTCAGTGCCCGCGCCAGCAGCTCCCTCTTCCGTGAGAATTCTCTGGGCCTTAGAGACACCGGGGCAGCTCATCGGCACGCCGGCCCTCGGCGATGTAGACGGAGACGGCATCATGGAGGTGGTTGTGGCCGATGCCACAGCAGGAGTGCTTGTTGTGGAGGCCAGCGGCTCTCTGAGATGGGCATTCACCCTGCCCTCCCCGCCCTGCACCGGCCCACTGCTCGCAGACCTTGATGGTGGGAGGGGACTCGAGATTGTTCTAGTCTCGAAGGGTGGTGAGGTTCACGCCCTCTCCGGAGACCGCCGGCTGGTCTGGAGCTTCAGCGCTGATACCAACATTATCGCACCTCCAGCCGCGGCCGACCTCGACCGCGACGGTCTCGTCGAAATTATTGCGGGAACGGAGGATGGGAGGGTTATTGCGCTGAACTCTTGCGGGAGACTCGTCTGGAGTTTCGCCACAGGAGAGCCCCTGCTCGCTCCACCGTTGGTTTTCGACCCGCAGATGGTTGGCCGGCTCGCGGTCGCGATAGGCACGGGCGCGGGGAAGGTAATGGCCATTTCAGGCGCGGGGCACCTCCTCTGGTGTCACACCCTGCCCTCTCCGGTTCTATCGCCTCTCGCGGCCGGCGACATGAACATGGATGGCCTCCCGGAGATCGCAGCGGCTTGCAGCGACGGGACAATCCATCTCTTAGGCCAAGATTGTCGGCGCTTCTGGAGTGCCTCGGTGGGGTCTAGCGGGGCGTCATCCCTCGCGGTCGCCGATGTCGATTCTGACGGAAAAGTTGAGCTTCTTGCGCTCTCCTCCGGTGGCGGGCTGACCTGTTTGGCCCCCTCTGGCGCGCTCAAGTGGGCCGTTTGGACGGAAGGGCCCGTTGGCCCCCTAGCTCTCTACTCGACTGGAGACGAGCGAAGGGTTGTGATCGCCTCCGGGGATGGCCGAGTTCGGGTGTTCAATGGGGTCGGTAAGGAGCTCTGGAGCGCCAACGTGCCCGCCCTCAACGGGACCTCATGTGTTATTGCCGATATAGGTGGCGCCGGTGAGGGCCGGGTCTATCTCGCCGGGGATGACAGAACGCTCTACTGCCTGAGGTCAGGAGAGCCCGCCGCCCTTGGCTGGCCCCAGCTCCAGCACGACCCCCGCAGGAGTGGAAACCTGCTCGCCGCGCCCTCGGGAGCCCTTCCAGGCTCTCCCCTGTGGAGTTCTCAGCTCGGCTCCGCCCCCCTCTCAACCCCGGAGGTCGCCGATCTGCGCGGCACCGGTGGCCGGGAAATTGTGGTGCTCAGTGGAAACGGCAGGCTTTATGCCCTCTCGGCCGCCACGGGTCTCGAACATTGGTCCCGAGAGCTCGCCCCTGGCATCGGAGAGCCCCCTGCTCCCCTCGTTGCGGATGTCAACGCTGACGCAGCGCTTGAGGTTGTGGCTTCAGCCCTAGACGGTTCTCTCACCGCAGCGAGGGGAGCCGATGGCGAGGTTCTGTGGACCCGGGACCTGGGTGCCCGCGCCCCCTCCCCCTCGTCCGCAAATTTCGACGAGGACGCGGAGCTGGAGGTTGTTCTCGGTACGAGTGGCGGCGAGCTCCTAGTCCTATCCGGGGGCAACGGGAGCCTTGAGCGAATAATCCCCGCTGGAGCGAGGGTGGAGTCGGCCGCGGCCGTCGGCGACCTCGATGGAGATGGAAGGCCCGACATCGCGCTCCCCACCCAAAGTGGCGTGGTGGCCATCAGCGGAGGCGTCTCGGCCCTCTGGGTCTGGTCGCGACCCGGCACATCCGCCACCCCTCCGGCCCTAGGTGACCTCAGCGGGGACGGATTACTCGATGTCGTCTTTGGCACGGAGGACGGCCGCCTCGTTGCCCTCAGCGGGCCGGATGGCCTGGAGCTCTGGAGCTGGAAGCTTGGCTCCCCTATCCGTGCCGCGCCGGTGTTGGTTGATGTCCCGGGAGGGGCCCCGTGGGACGTTGTCGCCGTCACGTCCAGTGGTGCGGTCGGGGCATTCTCCGGAGACACGGGCCGACCTCTATGGACAGTGGACGCGGACGTTCTCACATCCCCAGCGGCCGCGGATATGGACGGGAACGGCCTTCCAGAGCTTTTTCTTGGAGCGAATTCCGGTGTCCTTGCGCTGAGCTCCACGGGAAAGCCCCTCTGGCTATTCAGAGCTCCAGGAGGGGTCTCCGGGACTCCCGCCATCTCAGACCTCGATTGCGACGGCTCTCTCGAGCTTATAGTCCCCGCCCGGGATGGCGTCCTGTACTGCGTGTGCGCTGGCGGCCAGTGCGGGCCGGGAGAGGAGCCATGGCCGTCGTTCCGGCATGACATGAGAAGAACCGGCAACCCCTACTCCACCGGCGGGGGCTTTTTACCAGATCTCTCAGTTTCCCCCTCGGGCATCCGGACCCCTGAACTCCTCCCGACTGAGGGGAGCGCGATGGGAATAAACGTGACCGTCAGAAACACGGGCGCGATGGCCGCCGGCCCCTTCGATGTGGCGCTTTACATCGATGGCACCCTCTTGGGCAGAGTACACCGTGAGGAGGGACTCGCCCCTGCGACGAGCTCTATATTCTCATTCAGCTGGCTGCCGGAGGGGGGTGACTACGTTTTGAGGGCGGTGGCGGACGAGAGCAACGAGGTTCTGGAGGCGAGCGAGGCAAACAACGCCGCGAGCATAGAACTCCGGGTAAACTTCAGGCCCATCGCCCGCGCCGGCCCCGACGTTCGTGTCAACGCGGGAGGGGTTGTGGTTTTCGATGGGAGCGCATCGAGCGACCCCGATGGGGTAATTGTGGATTTCAACTGGTCCTTCGGGGACGGGAGCTTCTCCTGCGGCGAGAGACCGACCCATCGTTATCTGGAGGCGGGTTTGTTCGTTGTGACCCTCAAGGTGACAGACGATTGCGGCGCGGTGGGGGTCGACGAGCTTTCCGTCACCGTGAATGCTCCGCCCCGAATTCTACGCTGGTGGCCGGAGGGCGATGTGGTGATGTCCGAGAGCTCGCAGTGCGAGTTCAGAATCGAGGCCTTCGACCCCGACGGGGACCCTCTGGAGACGGGCTGGACACTCGACGGCGAGAGGGCGGGGGAGGGGAATTCATTCACATATCTGCCCAGCTATTCCTCCGCCGGCCGCCACCTCCTCACCGCCGAGGTGAGCGATGGCACGGGAGCGGACAGCCACACCTGGTCGATAAATGTAATCGACTCGGACGGTCCGATAATCTCATGGTATCCGCCCGAAAAAAGGCTAAGCGCCAACACGGGCCAGCTCCTCGAATTCTCAGTGATTCTGAGGTCCCCGGATCCCCGGGTGAGGTGGCTTCTCGATGGCCTGGCCGTCGCGGGCGCTTCTGGCCTTTCACTCAGGGTGCTCGCCGGAGCCCTCTCGGCGGGGCTCCATACAGTAACGGTGGAGGTGAACGACGGCGGCCATATGGACGCGAGGGAGTGGGAGCTGAGGGTCTTCCGCTTCGACTGGCCTCCTGAGTTCTGCCTGGTCGAACCAGGAGAGGATACGCTGATTTTGCCATCAGGAGGAAGGCAGATATTCACGGCATTGGTGCGCGACAGGGATAGCGCGGAGGTCAGGCTTCAGTGGTATCTCAACGGAGCCGCGATCATCGGTGAGACCTCGATGGAGTATATATTTGCGCATCGAGGGGCTCCGGGTCTGTTTAATGTAACGGTCGTGGCCAGCGATGGGGAGAGGAGCGCGACACACAGTTGGTCCGTGAGGGTCAACCGGGTCCCGACAGCGCTTGTGTCAACGGCGAAAAGGATAGCGCTCACTGGAGAGGCCGTTGGGCTGGACGCTTCCGGTTCCTTCGACCCGGACGGGGAGGTGGTTAAGTACAGCTGGCACTTCGGAGACGGATACTCTTGCACCACAGCTTCTCCGTCGATTCGTCACGTCTATGCGAGACCGGGGGTATATATAGTGGAACTCACGGTGACGGACGACCTTGGCTTTTACTCAACCGCGAGGGTAACGGTGGTGGTGCTTCCGGAAAGTGGGAGCGGTGGAGTTCCGGGCGTGGGCGCAGCGCTCGCTGCGCTGGCCATGCTCATCGCGGGGACTGTGCGGAGGTCAAGATTCTTTACCTTGCCCCCCTTCTGGTCCAGCAGGTGGCACTCAGGCCCTCGCCCCCCAATGGACTCACAACCACAGCGTTAA
- a CDS encoding tRNA (cytidine(56)-2'-O)-methyltransferase (catalyzes the S-adenosyl-methionine-dependent 2'-O-ribose methylation of C56 in tRNA transcripts), producing the protein MIEVLRIGHRPERDRRVTTHVCLVARAFGANGVLISRPDPSIEVGIRKVVAKFGGDFYVKPCVDWRGYIRNFEGTKVHLTMYGEPLEPLVHGLPKEAPTLVIVGASKVPPSVYEMADFNISVTNQPHSEVAALALFLDRWFGCRELKRDFGGPLKIIPCKRGKKVIDLRGEEEG; encoded by the coding sequence GTGATCGAGGTCCTGAGAATCGGCCACAGGCCCGAGAGGGACAGACGCGTCACGACTCACGTCTGCCTCGTCGCGCGGGCTTTCGGAGCCAATGGCGTGCTCATATCTAGGCCCGACCCCTCTATCGAGGTGGGGATAAGAAAGGTCGTGGCGAAGTTCGGCGGAGACTTCTATGTGAAGCCCTGCGTCGACTGGAGGGGATATATCAGGAATTTCGAAGGCACAAAGGTCCACCTGACGATGTACGGCGAGCCGCTGGAGCCCCTAGTCCACGGCCTCCCGAAGGAGGCCCCCACGCTCGTCATCGTCGGCGCTTCCAAAGTTCCGCCCTCGGTCTACGAGATGGCTGACTTCAACATTTCCGTCACGAACCAGCCCCACTCGGAGGTGGCAGCGCTCGCGCTGTTCCTCGACCGATGGTTCGGGTGCAGGGAGCTGAAGAGGGACTTCGGCGGGCCCCTTAAAATCATTCCGTGTAAAAGGGGTAAGAAGGTCATTGACCTGAGAGGGGAAGAGGAGGGGTGA
- a CDS encoding dihydropteroate synthase has protein sequence MGEVAGMAFLMIGERLNVFASRRVRQALENRDEGAIIAMAREQVDAGAAALDVHAQSWEDMRWMLEAAGRAGVPLCLDSPDPEILRRGLEMPAVGFLNSVAGGRLELFELARERGVKVVGMLHDVTAEEVVEAARRAGFPLGNLYLDPAVMPVSLDASNARRLVERHRELKSRFPEIKTIVGISNATHGMPRPTEIRAVLLVTLMNDGLDAAILNPSELGWFVRAHSILADDGSGRSTVDYVRAYKREEAAKRSCSSRG, from the coding sequence GTGGGGGAGGTTGCCGGGATGGCGTTCCTGATGATCGGTGAGCGTCTCAACGTCTTTGCCTCGAGAAGGGTCAGGCAAGCACTCGAGAATAGGGACGAGGGCGCGATAATCGCCATGGCCCGGGAGCAGGTCGACGCGGGAGCTGCCGCTCTCGACGTCCACGCCCAGAGCTGGGAGGACATGAGGTGGATGCTGGAGGCGGCGGGGCGAGCGGGTGTCCCGCTGTGCCTGGACAGCCCCGACCCTGAGATCCTGCGCAGGGGGCTGGAGATGCCCGCTGTGGGCTTCCTGAACAGCGTCGCGGGGGGAAGGCTGGAGCTTTTCGAGTTGGCGAGGGAGAGGGGAGTGAAGGTCGTCGGGATGCTGCATGACGTAACAGCGGAGGAGGTCGTGGAGGCGGCGAGGAGAGCCGGCTTCCCCCTCGGGAATCTATACTTAGACCCTGCGGTGATGCCCGTCTCGCTGGACGCGTCAAATGCGAGAAGGCTTGTCGAGAGGCATCGCGAGCTCAAGAGCCGATTCCCTGAAATAAAGACGATCGTGGGGATATCGAACGCCACCCACGGGATGCCCCGGCCAACGGAGATACGGGCGGTGCTGCTCGTCACACTGATGAATGACGGACTCGACGCCGCGATTCTCAACCCATCGGAACTCGGCTGGTTCGTCCGGGCTCACTCGATTCTGGCGGATGACGGGAGCGGTAGGTCAACTGTGGACTACGTCAGGGCTTACAAGCGTGAGGAGGCGGCGAAAAGGTCGTGCTCCAGTCGGGGTTAA
- the cysS gene encoding cysteine--tRNA ligase codes for MVLRVHNTATGELEEFRPVHGNRVHMYVCGPTVYDYCHIGHARSYVAFDTIRRYLEYKGYTVIYIQNFTDLDDKILQRARERGVEPGEISSFFIRAYFEDMDRLNVRRANIHPKVTEHIPEIVEVVKDLVERGYAYVVDGDVYFSVEKKLDTFGRLSHQRIQDMLVGARVEPDERKRHPMDFALWKKSKPGEPGWESPWGRGRPGWHIECSTMSTLYLGPTLDIHGGGMDLIFPHHESEAMQSEAHTGRPFCRYWLHNGFINVNKEKMSKSLGNFFTIREILERFDPETLRFFLVSTHYRSQIDFADSLLEEARAAMERLRGAVEALRQAPVVDEVAEASKEVEAFIRTVRERFIRGMDEDFNTREAVAALFELASFSNQRLRAGGLSGGDRKALISAFMELGSVLGILERRGSEQELLEPLVRLLQEIRQEARSRKDYTTSDRIRDRLREMGIIIEDGAQGFRWRLAR; via the coding sequence ATGGTCCTCAGGGTCCACAACACCGCAACCGGAGAGCTGGAGGAGTTCAGGCCAGTCCATGGCAACCGGGTGCATATGTACGTGTGCGGCCCCACGGTCTACGACTACTGCCATATTGGACACGCTAGGTCCTACGTTGCCTTCGATACAATAAGAAGGTACCTGGAGTACAAAGGCTATACGGTGATATATATCCAGAACTTCACCGACCTCGACGACAAGATTCTTCAGAGGGCCAGGGAGAGAGGTGTGGAGCCGGGGGAAATCTCCAGCTTCTTCATCCGCGCCTATTTCGAGGACATGGACAGGCTCAACGTCCGCAGAGCCAACATTCACCCGAAGGTGACGGAGCACATCCCCGAGATTGTTGAGGTTGTGAAGGATCTCGTGGAGAGAGGCTATGCATATGTTGTGGATGGGGATGTCTACTTCAGCGTTGAAAAGAAGCTCGATACATTCGGCCGGCTCTCGCACCAGAGAATTCAGGATATGCTCGTCGGGGCTAGGGTGGAGCCAGACGAGAGGAAGCGGCACCCGATGGACTTCGCCCTGTGGAAGAAGTCGAAGCCCGGCGAGCCCGGATGGGAGAGCCCGTGGGGGAGGGGCAGACCGGGCTGGCACATCGAGTGCTCCACTATGTCTACCCTCTATCTCGGCCCCACGCTCGATATCCACGGCGGCGGAATGGATCTAATCTTCCCCCACCATGAGTCGGAGGCAATGCAGTCCGAGGCCCACACGGGGAGGCCATTCTGCAGGTACTGGCTCCACAACGGCTTCATCAATGTAAACAAGGAGAAGATGTCGAAGTCGCTTGGCAACTTCTTCACCATCCGGGAGATTCTCGAAAGGTTCGACCCTGAGACGCTGCGCTTCTTTCTAGTGAGCACGCACTACCGGAGCCAGATCGACTTCGCGGACAGCCTTCTGGAGGAGGCGAGGGCGGCAATGGAGAGGCTCAGAGGGGCGGTCGAGGCTCTCAGGCAAGCGCCGGTAGTAGATGAGGTGGCCGAGGCGTCTAAGGAGGTCGAGGCTTTCATTCGAACCGTAAGGGAACGCTTCATTAGAGGAATGGACGAGGACTTCAACACAAGGGAAGCGGTGGCCGCACTCTTCGAGCTCGCGAGCTTCTCAAACCAGAGGCTCCGGGCGGGCGGGTTGAGCGGCGGTGACAGGAAGGCGCTGATATCTGCGTTCATGGAGCTCGGGAGTGTCCTTGGAATTCTGGAGAGGAGGGGCTCCGAGCAGGAGCTCCTCGAGCCCCTCGTGCGCCTCCTTCAGGAAATCAGGCAGGAGGCGCGGTCTAGGAAGGACTACACCACCTCCGACAGAATTCGGGATAGGTTGAGGGAGATGGGAATCATCATCGAGGACGGGGCACAGGGCTTCAGGTGGAGGCTTGCCCGCTGA